A genomic window from Zootoca vivipara chromosome Z, rZooViv1.1, whole genome shotgun sequence includes:
- the LOC118093963 gene encoding SH3 domain-binding glutamic acid-rich-like protein 3: MGTIRVYYTSVTGSREVKQRQSDVIRILDGNRMKYQLVDVSISESLLQEMRDKAGKPDAIPPQIFNGEEYCGDFEMLYEATENEEVGKFLKIGRVDSVAREGISI; encoded by the exons ATGGGCACTATTCGGGTCTATTACACCAGTGTCACAGGATCCAGGGAG GTGAAGCAAAGGCAGTCTGATGTCATTCGCATTCTGGATGGAAACCGTATGAAGTACCAGTTAGTGGATGTGTCCATCAGTGAAAGTTTGTTGCAGGAGATGAGGGACAAAGCTGGGAAGCCAGATGCGATTccacctcaaatatttaatggagaGGAGTATTGTGGG gATTTTGAGATGCTGTATGAAGCAACTGAAAATGAAGAAGTTGGGAAGTTCCTGAAGATAGGAAGGGTAGACAGTGTTGCAAGAGAAGGGATTTCCATCTGA
- the LOC118093810 gene encoding TLR adapter interacting with SLC15A4 on the lysosome-like has protein sequence MLAESILINVAYQEEWRNKSHQSQALREVGEDPWQKQFKDTDANGDFCTEFKKQSAEKVALMCCDKERGQEVPQQNSLQKPPAKGCNNIPQSTPQCIPRQEQHCENELDLYRSWSCESLYQNYPDLHIGGDHIADHTCDSGCIMDQTYDGSSAGPVLFSNDIPLGHSPLTEPVLKFKSVKFWHGEDIGEKSMTFHKQPLSNSLLNNYMEAKVQELYKQFLEEKLTRCSSLTHFLTSNMLVNNISEVNLQLPHEKHGEASKATQTLFQSLARLGLQNTGSGNSSEFSTPNLQISTPHCRRKPSVV, from the coding sequence ATGCTAGCAGAAAGCATCCTCATCAATGTTGCCTACCAAGAGGAATGGCGAAACAAGTCCCACCAGTCCCAGGCACTAAGAGAAGTTGGAGAAGACCCCTGGCAAAAGCAGTTTAAAGATACAGATGCAAACGGAGACTTTTGCACAGAATTCAAGAAGCAGTCTGCTGAGAAGGTGGCATTGATGTGCTGCGACAAGGAAAGAGGCCAAGAGGTTCCCCAGCAGAATTCTCTACAAAAGCCACCTGCAAAAGGATGCAACAATATCCCCCAGTCAACTCCTCAGTGCATACCAAGACAGGAGCAACACTGTGAAAATGAGCTGGATTTGTATAGATCTTGGTCATGCGAAAGCCTTTACCAGAATTATCCTGATCTGCATATTGGAGGAGATCACATAGCTGACCATACATGTGATTCAGGTTGCATCATGGACCAAACCTATGATGGATCGTCTGCTGGCCCTGTTTTGTTCTCAAACGATATCCCATTAGGACATTCCCCTCTAACTGAACCTGTGTTGAAATTCAAGTCTGTCAAGTTCTGGCATGGAGAAGAcattggggagaaaagcatgacTTTCCACAAGCAGCCTCTTTCAAACTCCTTACTCAACAACTACATGGAGGCAAAAGTCCAGGAACTCTATAAGCAGTTTTTGGAAGAAAAGCTGACCAGGTGCAGTTCTCTAACTCACTTCCTGACATCAAATATGCTGGTGAATAACATCAGTGAGGTGAACCTCCAGCTGCCTCATGAAAAACATGGTGAAGCATCCAAAGCAACACAAACTCTCTTCCAATCCTTAGCTCGGCTTGGTTTGCAAAACACTGGCAGTGGAAACAGCAGTGAATTTAGCACTCCAAATTTACAAATATCAACACCACATTGCAGAAGGAAGCCCTCTGTGGTGTAG